A single region of the Anguilla rostrata isolate EN2019 chromosome 11, ASM1855537v3, whole genome shotgun sequence genome encodes:
- the hcfc1b gene encoding host cell factor 1b isoform X3: MSSPGSTGSGTTGSVLQPRWKRVLGWSGPVPRPRHGHRAVAIKELMVVFGGGNEGIVDELHVYNTATNQWFIPAVRGDIPPGCAAYGFVCDGTRLLVFGGMVEYGKYSNDLYELQASRWEWKRLKPKAPKNGPPPCPRLGHSFSLVGNKCYLFGGLANDSEDPKNNIPRYLNDLYILELRAGSSVVGWDIPITYGVLPPPRESHTAVVYTEKTSKKSRLVIYGGMSGCRLGDLWTLDIDTLTWNKPSVSGTAPLPRSLHSATTITNKMYVFGGWVPLVMDDVKVATHEKEWKCTNTLACLNLDTMAWETVLMDTLEDNIPRARAGHCSVAINSRLYVWSGRDGYRKAWNNQVCCKDLWYLETERPPAPSRVQLVRANTNSLEVSWGAVSTADSYLLQLQKYDIPAAAAATSPALNATPSLPGNSPKSPAPAAAAPSAQTLPLSGITLVPQVGSPTTVMPGSPLAASTARGPAILKVAAPHSAAGTSIVTVRQANPAGKSPVTVTSLPAGVRMVVPAQSTQGTPIGSSPQMSGMAALAAAAAATQKIPPSSAPTMLNVPAGATIVKTMAMTPGSTSLPATVKVASPVMVSNPATRMLKTAAAQVGTSAVSTPNTPTRPIITVHKSGTVTVAQQAQVVTTVVGGVTKTITLVKSPIGMGGSGTLISNLGKVMSVVQTKPVQTSAVTGQASTNPVTQIIQTKGPLPAGTILKLVTSADGKPTTIITTTQAGGTGSKPTILGISSVSPTTTTKPGTTTIIKTIPMSAIMTQPGATAGVTSSPGMKSPITIITTKMMTSGTGTPGKIITAVPKLGTGPGQQGVTQVVLKGAPGQPGTILRTVPMGGVRLVTPVTVSAVKPTVTTLVVKGTTGVTTLGTVTGTVSTSLAGGSVASANASLATPITTLGTIATLSSQVINPAAITVSAAQTSLTAASPLPTPTITMQSVNQPTQVTLITTPSGVEAQPVQDLPVSILASPTSEQPSATVAEAGAGEMPGTVTLVCSNPPCETHETGTTNTATTASANMGVQRVCSNPPCETHETGTTNTATTASANMGVQRMCTNPPSETHETGTTNTATTASANMGSDQMGTVQSKTESQSPSSSSSSSPPASATGSSGGGGAPGVLRPENLRTGTTYTSTTARSNMGSDQTGTVQSSRSAQEKPSYSSSAACPISQTPPAEKGEGPQVCSNPPCETHETGTTNTPTQASSTMGADQSGTVQRVCSNPPCETHETGTTNTPTQASSTMGADQSGTVQRVCSNPPCETHETGTTNTPTQASSTMGGDQSGTVQRVCSNPPCETHETGTTNTATTATCSMESGEGAAQQSGDGTQGDGGAPSEVPTQSTTPTEAPNPTTQSRAITTVTQATPAPGPSVPSISSITEASGVAHEDGGEMAALQAGDPAAGGQMQAGGEDAAAAVAAAAAAEAGEPMQTECAAELGEAAAVAAVAMEEGEATTVLQVQVEQLPTAMETQPSQEEQEMEQGAVAGTAQDSEPLTLPQELMSEGQPATLMVTGLTPEELAVTAAAEAAAQAAATEEAQALAIQAVLQAAQQAVMNEGDSGHDQQPTTIPIVLTQQELAALVQQQQQLQEAQAQAQAAAAAAAASAAAAAAAAAQQQQQQQQQQQASAQAALPTEGLAPADSLNDPASESNGHNEMAAAVTSAVARLLPGTSAETLAPSSTFAPAQPMVVASPAKIQAATALAEVANGIESAAGKQGPTPAMAKPPVKKESQWFDVGVVKVTNMVVTHYYLPGDDSPPVDEDSPAVPDYSQMKKVELQPGTAYKFRVTGINACGRGAYSEISAFKTCLPGFPGAPCAIKISKSPDGAHLTWEPPSVTSGKIIEYSVYLAIQSAQAGEQKASTPAQLAFMRVYCGPSPSCLVQSSSLSNAHIDYTTKPAIIFRIAARNEKGYGPATQVRWLQESSKDGSAAKPATKRPVSSPDGKATGPKKARSDQ, from the exons CCACCAACCAGTGGTTCATCCCCGCGGTGCGTGGGGACATCCCGCCCGGGTGCGCTGCGTACGGCTTTGTGTGCGATGGCACCCGGCTGCTGGTGTTCGGCGGCATGGTGGAGTATGGAAAATACAGCAACGACCTGTACGAGCTGCAG GCTAGCCGATGGGAGTGGAAGAGGCTGAAGCCCAAGGCTCCCAAAAAtggcccccctccctgcccccgtCTGGGCCACAGTTTCTCTCTGGTGGGCAACAAGTGCTACCTGTTCGGAGGGCTGGCCAACGACAGCGAGGACCCCAAAAACAACATTCCCAG GTACCTGAACGACCTGTACATCCTGGAGCTGCGCGCGGGCTCGAGCGTGGTGGGCTGGGACATCCCCATCACCTACGGCGtgctgccgccgccgcgggAGAGCCACACCGCCGTGGTCTACACCGAGAAGACCAGCAAGAAGTCCCGTCTGGTCATCTACGGCGGCATGAGCGGCTGTCGCCTCGGCGACCTCTGGACCCTCGACATCG ACACGCTCACCTGGAACAAGCCGTCAGTCAGCGGCACAGCACCGCTGCCCCGGAGCCTGCACTccgccaccaccatcaccaacaA GATGTACGTGTTTGGGGGATGGGTTCCCCTGGTGATGGATGACGTGAAGGTGGCCACACATGAGAAGGAGTGGAAGTGTACGAACACGCTGGCCTGTCTGAACCTGG ACACCATGGCGTGGGAGACGGTTCTCATGGACACTCTGGAGGACAACATCCCGAGAGCCCGGGCAGGACACTGCTCCGTCGCCATCAACTCCCGGCTGTACGTGTGGAGCGGCCGGGACGGCTACCGCAAGGCCTGGAACAACCAGGTGTGCTGCAAGGACCTGTGGTACCTGGAGACGG agaggcCGCCGGCGCCGTCGCGGGTCCAGCTGGTGCGCGCCAACACCAACTCCCTGGAGGTGAGCTGGGGCGCGGTCTCCACGGCCGACAGctacctgctgcagctgcagaagtACGACatccccgccgccgccgccgccacctcGCCGGCCCTCAACGCCACGCCCTCGCTGCCCGGCAACTCGCCcaagagccccgcccccgccgccgccgcgccctcCGCCCAGACGCTGCCGCTCTCCGGCATCACGCTCGTGCCCCAGGTGGGCTCCCCGACCACCGTCATGCCGGGGAGTCCGCTGGCCGCCAGCACCGCCCGCGGCCCAG CTATTCTGAAAGTGGCGGCTCCGCACTCCGCTGCTGGGACGTCCATCGTCACTGTGCGCCAGGCTAACCCGGCCGGGAAATCCCccgtcactgtgacatcacttcctgctggCGTCCGCATGGTGGTGCCTGCTCAGAGCACCCAGGGGACG CCAATCGGTAGCAGCCCTCAGATGAGTGGCATGGCCGCGCTGGCGGCGGCTGCCGCGGCCACACAGAAGATCCCGCCCTCTTCCGCGCCCACGATGCTGAACGTGCCCGCGGGCGCCACCATCGTGAAGACCATGGCCATGACCCCCGGCTCCACCAGCCTGCCAGCGACAGTCAAAGTGGCATCGCCTGTTATG GTGAGCAACCCGGCCACCCGCATGCTGAAGACGGCGGCGGCGCAGGTGGGCACCTCGGCCGTGTCGACGCCCAACACGCCCACGCGCCCCATCATCACCGTGCACAAGTCCGGCACCGTCACCGTGGCGCAGCAGGCCCAGGTGGTCACCACCGTGGTGGGCGGAGTCACCAAGACCATCACCCTGGTCAAGAGCCCCATCGGCATGGGCGGGAGCGGCACGCTG ATCTCCAATCTGGGGAAGGTGATGTCCGTGGTGCAGACCAAGCCGGTGCAGACCTCCGCCGTGACCGGCCAGGCCTCCACCAACCCCGTCACCCAGATCATACAG ACAAAGGGCCCCCTCCCAGCCGGGACCATCCTGAAGCTGGTGACCTCTGCGGACGGCAAGCCCACtaccatcatcaccaccacccaGGCCGGGGGCACGGGCAGCAAGCCCACCATCCTGGGCATCAGCAGCGTGtcgcccaccaccaccaccaagccgggcaccaccaccatcatcaagaCCATCCCCATGTCGGCCATCATGACCCAGCCGGGGGCGACAG CAGGGGTAACCAGCAGCCCGGGGATGAAGTCgcccatcaccatcatcaccaccaaAATGATGACCTCTGGTACTGGGACGCCCGGCAAGATCATCACTGCGGTGCCCAAACTGGGTACCGGGcctggccagcagggggtgaCACAG GTGGTTTTGAAGGGGGCACCTGGTCAGCCAGGTACCATTCTGCGCACGGTACCCATGGGTGGGGTACGCCTGGTTACCCCGGTAACCGTCTCTGCCGTCAAACCCACCGTAACCACGCTTGTCGTCAAGGGAACAACAG GTGTGACCACTCTCGGGACCGTGACGGGCACAGTGTCCACCAGTCTCGCGGGGGGTAGCGTGGCCAGTGCCAACGCTTCCCTGGCGACCCCCATCACCACCCTGGGCACCATCGCCACCCTGTCCAGCCAGGTCATTAACCCGGCTGCCATCACCGtgtcagcagcacagaccagccTGACCGCCGCCTCTCCGCTCCCAACGCCCACCATCACCATGCAG TCGGTGAACCAGCCCACGCAGGTGACCCTGATAACCACCCCCAGCGGGGTGGAGGCCCAGCCCGTTCAGGACCTGCCCGTGTCCATCCTGGCCTCCCCCACCTCCGAGCAGCCGTCCGCCACCGTGGCCGAGGCGGGGGCCGGGGAGATGCCCGGCACCGTCACTCTGGTGTGCTCGAACCCGCCCTGCGAGACCCACGAGACTGGCACCACCAACACCGCCACCACCGCGTCCGCCAACATGGGCGTGCAGCGCGTCTGCTCGAACCCGCCCTGCGAGACCCACGAGACTGGCACCACCAACACCGCCACCACCGCGTCCGCCAACATGGGGGTGCAGCGCATGTGCACCAACCCGCCGTCGGAGACCCACGAGACGGGCACCACCAacaccgccaccaccgccaGCGCCAACATGGGATCCGACCAGATGGGCACTGTCCAGAGCAAGACGGAATCGcagtctccctcttcctcctcctcctcttcccctccgGCCTCCGCCACCGGGTCCTCCGGAGGGGGCGGCGCCCCGGGGGTCCTGCGGCCCGAGAACCTGCGGACGGGCACCACGTACACCTCCACCACCGCGCGCTCCAACATGGGCTCGGACCAGACGGGCACGGTGCAGAGCTCCCGCTCCGCCCAGGAGAAGCCGTCCTACAGCAGCAGCGCCGCCTGCCCCATCTCGCAGACCCCGCCCGCGGAGAAGGGCGAGGGGCCCCAGGTCTGCTCCAACCCCCCCTGCGAAACGCACGAGACGGGCACCACCAACACCCCTACCCAAGCCTCCTCCACCATGGGGGCTGATCAGTCTGGGACGGTGCAGAGGGTCTGCTCCAACCCCCCCTGCGAAACGCACGAAACTGGCACCACCAACACCCCTACCCAAGCCTCCTCCACCATGGGGGCTGATCAGTCTGGGACGGTGCAGAGGGTGTGCTCCAACCCCCCCTGCGAAACCCACGAAACTGGCAccaccaacacccccacccaagCCTCCTCCACCATGGGGGGCGATCAGTCTGGGACGGTGCAGAGGGTCTGCTCCAACCCCCCCTGCGAAACCCACGAAACTGGCACCACCAacaccgccaccaccgccacATGCAGCATGGAGAGTGGAGAGGGCGCAG CTCAGCAGAGTGGTGACGGTACACAAGGGGACGGGGGTGCCCCCTCAGAGGTCCCGACGCAGTCCACCACCCCGACGGAAGCGCCCAATCCCACGACGCAAAGCAGGGCCATCACAACCGTCACCCAGGCAACGCCCGCGCCAGGACCCTCAGTGCCA TCGATCTCCTCCATCACGGAGGCGTCGGGCGTGGCGCACGAGGACGGCGGCGAGATGGCGGCGCTGCAGGCGGGCGACCCGGCGGCGGGCGGGCAGATGCAGGCCGGCGGCGAGGACGCTGcggccgccgtcgccgcggcagCAGCAGCGGAGGCGGGAGAGCCCATGCAGACGGAGTGCGCGGCCGAGCTGGGAGaagccgccgccgtcgccgccgtgGCGATGGAGGAGGGCGAGGCCACCACGGTGCTTCAGGTGCAGGTGGAGCAGCTGCCCACCGCCATGGAGACCCAGCCCagccaggaggagcaggag ATGGAGCAGGGAGCAGTGGCAGGCACTGCCCAGGACTCGGAGCCGCTGACCCTGCCCCAGGAGCTGATGTCCGAGGGGCAGCCCGCCACCCTGATGGTGACGGGCCTCACCCCCGAGGAGCTGGCGGTGACGGCCGCGGCTGAGGCCGCTGCCCAGGCCGCCGCCACGGAGGAGGCCCAGGCGCTGGCCATCCAGGCCGTCCTGCAGGCGGCGCAGCAGGCTGTCATGA ATGAAGGAGACTCGGGCCACGACCAGCAGCCCACCACCATCCCCATCGTGCTGACCCAGCAGGAGCTGGCCGCCctggtgcagcagcagcagcagctgcaggaggcgcAGGCCCAGGCGcaggcagcggcggcggcggcagcagcgtccgcggcggcagcggcggcggcggccgcccagcagcagcagcagcagcaacagcagcagcaggccagcGCCCAGGCCGCCCTGCCCACCGAGGGCCTGGCGCCCGCCGACAGCCTCAACGACCCCGCCTCCGAGAGCAACGGCCACAACGAGATGGCGGCCGCCGTCACCAGCGCCGTGGCCCGGCTGCTGCCCGGCACCTCGGCCGAGA cctTGGCCCCATCCAGCACTTTCGCCCCAGCGCAGCCCATGGTGGTGGCCAGCCCAGCCAAGATACAGGCGGCCACCGCGCTGGCCGAGGTAGCCAATGGCATCGAGTCTGCCGCGGGG AAGCAAGGTCCCACGCCAGCCATGGCCAAGCCGCCCGTGAAGAAGGAGAGCCAGTGGTTTGACGTCGGCGTCGTCAAAGTGACGAACATGGTCGTCACGCACTACTACCTACCAGGCGACGATTCGCCCCCTGTTGAC GAGGACTCCCCGGCCGTCCCGGACTACAGCCAGATGAAGAAGGTGGAGCTCCAGCCGGGCACCGCCTACAAGTTCCGCGTGACGGGCATCAACGCTTGCGGCCGCGGGGCCTACTCGGAGATCTCCGCCTTCAAGACCTGCCTGCCGGGCTTCCCCGGAGCGCCCTGCGCCATCAAGATCAGCAAG agTCCGGACGGCGCTCACCTGACCTGGGAGCCCCCGTCGGTGACCTCGGGGAAGATCATCGAGTACTCGGTGTACCTGGCCATCCAGAGCGCGCAGGCCGGGGAGCAGAAGGCCTCCACCCCGGCGCAGCTGGCCTTCATGCGCGTGTACTGCGGGCCCAGCCCCTCCTGCCTGGTGCAGTCCTCCAGCCTGTCCAACGCCCACATCGACTACACCACCAAGCCCGCCATCATCTTCCGCATCGCCGCGCGCAACGAGAAGGGCTACGGCCCCGCCACGCAAGTCCGATGGCTCCAGG AATCCAGTAAAGATGGATCCGCAGCTAAACCCGCCACAAAAAGACCAGTCTCTTCTCCTGACGG GAAAGCCACCGGTCCAAAGAAGGCGAGGTCAGACCAGTGA